CGACGGCGCCCGCCGGCGCACGCCCGGCTTGCGGCGCGAAGAGGTCGCGCTGCTGGCCAACATCGGGGCCACGTGGTACACGCGGCTCGAACAGGGGCAGCCGATCAACGTCTCCGCCGAAGTGCTCGACGGCATCGCGCGTGCGCTGCGGCTAACCTCCGAGGAGCGGCGCCACCTTCACTTGCTGGCCGGAATGGCGCCTACCGTCGTCGTGCCCGACGAGGAGCGCGTGAGCGAGCTCGTGCGCCGCGTGCTCGACGGGCTCGATCCGTTGCCCGCCTACGTGCGCGGCCGCCGCTGGGACATTCTCGCGTGGAACGCCAGTGCCGACGCGCTCGCGGATTTCTCGAACGCGCCTGGCCCGGCGCGCAACATCGTGTGGCGCCTTTTTCGCGACCCGAACTCGCGCTGCCGGTACGGCGATCCCGAGTGCACGATGCGGCGCGCCGTCGCGCAGTTCCGCGCCGTCGCCGCGAAGTACCCCAATGATCCGGGCTTCGTTGAGCTCATCGACGACCTGCGCACGAACTCCGCGGAGTTTCGTCAATTGTGGGCCGAACACGACGTGCTCGGCTCGACCGACGGCCTCAAGCGCTTCAACCACCCGGAGCTCGGCGAGTTCATCCTGGATCACACGACCCTGGAGCTTCCGGGTGACGGTGACATCAAGATGGTCGTGCTAACCGCAGCACCCGGATCCGAGACGGAGAGTAAACTGCGGTTGCTGGCGCCACGCGCGGTGACGACATAGCGCTACTGGATCAGGTGGACGTCGCCGAACTCATGGCAGAAATAGCCGCGATTCGCGGCTTCGGCGTACGCGTCTTGCAGTAAATCCTCGTCGATAAAAGCCCGCAGCATCGAGACGTGCGTGCCGGTTGCGTCGTGGAAGCCCGAGAGCAGAGCGTCCACGGTCCTTAGCCGATACGCTTGGTCGATGAAGAGATCGGTCCAGCCCTGCGACGCGATCACGGCGCCCTCGGTAACGGCGCTTTCGAGCGCGCGAACGACGGTCGTACCGATGGCAATCACGCGTCGGCCCTCGCGGCGAGCGGTGTTGACCTTCTCGGCTGCCGCGGGCGGGACGAAAAACCGTTCCGTCCCGGGACGCTCCGGCGACTCGAAGCTCGCCACTCCGCAGTGGAGGGTGACGGTCGCGATCTTTATTCCGCGATTCTGCAGCCGCGCGACGACCCGTTCCGTAAAGGGCCGCGCCGCCGACGGCATTTCCGACGATCCGGCTTGGCGCGCGAACAACGTCTGGTAGTCCGCAAGCGGAAACGAGCGACTCAAATATGCGTATGCGATCGGTGCGCCGAACCTGGCGAGATACGCGGGCATCGGCACCGGCAGTTCGAACGCGGCGTACCACAAGCGCGGGCGGCGCGGATCGGCCGGCGCGAGAAGCTTCGTCGTCGCTCCGCCGGGCAGCATCAGCGTCTCGGCAGAAGTTACCGGACCGCGCGGTTCCACGGTCCACAGCCGCTCGTCGATCTGCGTGCTGACGTGCAACGGCAGCGTGCTGCCGCTACGCCGGCGCGCGAGCAGCGCGGCCGGCAACGTCGCCGAGTCGTTGACGACCAGAAGGTCGCCCGGTCGCAGCAGTGACGGCAAGTCGTAGAAATGCGCGTGCGTTTGCGACCGCGCCCGACGATCGGTAACGAGCATGCGCACGGCATCGCGCGCGACGCCGCGATGCTCCGGCGGCTCGGTCGCATCGACCAGGCCGCGTGAATGTGCCGCAGCCGCCGTCACGCGACGATCAAATCGGTGGCGCGCACGCGCTCGAAGCCCGCCTTCATTTCCGCGATCGCGCGCAGCAGTGCGCGAGCTGAATCCGCGGGGTCACGAAGCTCCGCCGGATCGGCATCCGGCACTGCATCACGGTGCATCGCCGTGTCCATGTCGCCGGGATCGAAGACGAGGACGCGCGTCGCGCTTCCCTCGAGCTCCGCTGCGAGCACGCGCGAGACGTGCTCGAGCGCTGCCTTCGTGGCGCCGTACCCACCCCAAGTGGGATAGCCCTCGACGCCCGCATCCGACGTAACGTTGACGATCGTCGCCAAATCCGAGCGCGCCATGAGTTTTAGCGCGTGTTGTATGAGGTGGATCGGCGCGAAGACGTTCACCTCGAAGAGTGCGTCGAACGTCGACCGGTCGAGCTCGGCGACCGCCGGCAAGGGCGTCTTGCCCAGAGTGGACGCGTTGTTGACGAGCAGATCCAGGCGCCCCATGTGCTGCGCGGCCGCGATCAACGCGTGAGCGTGCCGCGGATCAGCGACGTCGCCCGCAATGGCGACTACGTCGCCGGTTCCGGCAAGCTCCGCGCGCGTGCGCTCGAGCTCGGCGGCGTCGCGGCCATCGATGATGACCACGAGGCCTTTGCGGAGCAGCTCGCGAGCGACCGCCTTTCCCAATCCGCGCGATCCGCCGGTGACGATCGCGACGTGTTCCGGTTGAAACCAATCCATATTGAGGACGAGTCTACAACCTTAAGTATAGTTGAGGTCAAGAGATGGAGTATCTAACCGTCGGCGAAGTCGCGAAGCGCAGTGGACTGCCAGTGTCGACGATTCACTTTTGGGAGGCGAAGGGCCTGATCCGCAGCGCGCGCAGCGAGGGGAATCAGCGGCGCTTCGCACGCGCCGAGCTACGGCGGATTGCCGTGATCAAGATCGGTCAGCGCGCGGGCATTCCGCTAACCGAGATCCGCGCCGTGCTCGACACGCTGCCGGCGGACCGCGCAATCAACGCGAGGAACTGGGCGGCGCTGTCCAATCGCTGGAAGCGCAGCCTCGACGAGCGCATCGCGCGCCTGACTGCACTGCGCGATCAGCTCGGACAATGCATCGGCTGCGGGTGCTTGTCGCTCGACAAATGCTGGCTGCGAAACCCAGACGACAAACTGGCAGGGGAGGGCCCAGGTCCGAGGCTCCTCGGCTTCGATAAGTGATTCTCGCTAGACGAAGTAGCCTCGGTTCAGGCCATCGTTGGCATCTCACCGCGACCCGCGACCTCCGCCACGAGCGCGGCTCGATTATTGACGCCGTAGGCGCGAAAGACCGCCTTGAGGTGATTTCGCACGGTGTGTGGGCTCAACCCCAACTGTTGGGCAATCTCGGCCGTCGTCATCTTTCGGCAAAGCATCTCGAGTACCGTCCGTTGCATTCGCGGTAGCTTTACGGGCGCCACCGTAGCCGCCATCTGAGCCGCGATCTCTTGTGCGAGCCAGGATCGCGGATACGGGTCGAGCTTGTCCTCGGCGAGGTGGTGCCAGCGCTCCTTGCCCGTCGCTTCGGATAATCGTATCGCCGTGCGGCCTGCGCGCCAGTCGTAGCCGATTCGATCGAAGATGACCCAGGCTTTGCGCAGCGCTTCCTCCGCGCCGGATTCGCCCGTCTTGAGCCTGACGTAGCCCTCCGCATAAGCCGCGAGCGCCTCGCAGCGCTGATCGAACGCGAAGAGCGACACCGGTGAGCGCATCTTATCGAGGCCCTTGTAGCGGGCGAGGAAGTAGTGCGCCTTCTCGGGGTTGTGTTCGACGATCGCTTCGGCCATGAGCAGCAGCCCTACGCGCTCGTCGCCCGGCGCCTCACTCCAATCGATGCGATCGAACAGCACCTCCGCCTTCTCGACCTCGTTGCAGGCCCAATTCGTTTCCCCGACGATGCGCGCAAAATACGCGCGGTCGAGCAGGACGATCGCTTCGAATGCCGGGCTCGGCCTCGTTCGCTCCGCGGCGCGCAGGTAGCGAAAGCAGCCCAAGACGTCGCCGCGCAGGGCGCACGACCAGCCGACGCCCTTGAGCGCTTGGAAGCGCTGGATCGCGAGGTCCGGCGGCCACTCGACGTCGGCGTCCACCTCCGTCTTCGCGATATCGGCGGCCTCCGGTAGAGCCAGCTCTCGCCCGAGCAGTGCCAGGTTCTGAACCGCGTGGAACCACTGTTCGAGATGATCCTCGCGCCGCTCGCCGATGAGCTTGACCGCGCGGATCGTACCCTCGGCAGATTCGCGATAGCGCTCTTCTTGACAGAGGATGAACGATTCCAGCAGCTCGTGCTTAATCCGAGCAGCCAGGGACTTGTCGCACGCCATGTCGCCGGCATAGCGGCGCGCTTCGCCCAGTTTACCCTCGAGCATGTAGCGGCGCGCGAACTGGTACGCGAGGGCGGCTCGATCGGCCGGCAAGCGCGCCAGCTTCTGCGCCATCTCGAAGTGATGGTCGGCGCGCTCGAAGTCACGCATCCGAGCATACCCGATCGCGAGCAGTAGCGCCCACTCCGCGCGCTCGCGGGACGCGTTGGCCTTGGGCGGACGGCGGATAAGGAACGCGACTGCCCTGTTCTCGTCCCGCTTGAGCAGAATTCGCGCCGCCAGCAACTGCGCCTCATAAGAGGGCGAAGCGCCGGACTCCACCGCTTGGTCGTACACGTCGCCCGCCGCCAAGTACTGACATCGCTCGAACAGCCCGCGCATCTCGTCAACCCAGCGCGGCGCGATCAGCTGCTTCTTCGCCATGGCCAAATAGATTAGCGCGGCGGCGGCCCCGGCCCCGCCGCCGCGGCATCGGATTAGTGTCCGCCGGTGCCCGGCAGGCCGCCGTTACCCGGGCCGGGCATGCTCCCGCCGCCGTCAGTCGGACCAAGCATCGGAGCGCCGATCCCGGCCCCACCGCCGAAGTGGGTGAAGCCGCCGCCGAAACCGCCGAACAGACCCAAAGCCAAAGCCAGGGCGTGGAAGAACATAAACATCCGCATCTATCCTTTCAGAGCGCGGTCGTCCGCGCAATAGCAACGTGGGACTAGCCCAATTGGGCTAGACACGTATTATCGCGCCTGCACTAATCCAGCGATATAATCAAGTGACCGCTTGCTTATCTCTCACCATCATTGTAAGCCGCGAGCCTGTCCTGAGCCAGCGCAGCGAGTCGAAGGGAAAGATGGCGTAGCGATACCGTCTCTAGCGAGACGGAGCGTGCGCGTAAGTGATTGCTTGCGTCATGCTTCGATCTGCGCACAAGACACAGGGAGTTGACATAGGTAGTTTTTACGTTGAGTGAATTGCAAGAGATAACGAAAGTTATCGCACTGCAATCATCTTTGTTGCAAATTTATTTTGTGCCGTCTTGACCGCGCGATTTGAAAGCCCATAGACTTGGTTCAATCGTGTAGCTACTTAGGAGGACGGCAGGATGAATCGCACCCGCTTCTCGGCGCTTGCTGTGATCGTAGCACTAGTTGGATGCTCCCAAAACACGACGTCGCCCACGCCACCCCCCGTGCCGTTAGCGGCTCGACCGGGCGGCTTGATGCACTCGCTTTCGGGCAGCGGCAGCACCCCGATCACACACGTCGTCATCGTATTTCAAGAGAATCGCACCACAAATAACCTCTTCAACGGTCTTCCCGGCGCCGGTACCGTACGTACGGGGTCAAATACTTACGGCCAAACGGTGAAGCTCCAGCCTCGGCTTCTTACGGCCCCATACGACATCAGCCACGCGCACAGCGCGTTCACGACGGAATGGAATAACGGCCAGATGAACGGCTGGAATCTGGTCAAGTCCAGCTGCAAGAAGGGGCATACGTGTCCGCCCCCGGACGTTCGGGCGTACGGCTACGTCCCTGAAAAAGAAGTCGAGCCGTATTTCGTCATGGCTCGGCAATACGCGTTCGGCGCCAATATGTTCCAAACGAATCAGGGGCCGAGCTTTCCCGCCCACCAGTACATCTTGAGCGGCACGTCGACCATTTCAGACGGGTCCAACTTGCGCGCCGCCGAGAATCCGCAGACGCCCCAGAAAAAGAGCACCGGCGGCTGCGATTCGCCCACGGGATCGCTCGTGAAACTCATCGACCAGAACGGGAACGAGAATCAGACGGCATATCCGTGCTTCGATCGTAACTCGCTCATCCAGCTCGTCGAGGCGCAGAATCTGACGTGGCACTATTATCAGGCGGGCCCGGGCCCGGGCCTATGGCACGGACCCGATGCGATCCTGCCCGTCTTTCAGAGCTCGCAGTTTGCCGCCGACGTCGTCAGCCCGCCCTCGCAGGTACTGACCGACATCAAGAACGGGAATCTCGCGAACGTCGTGTGGGTAACGCCGACCGGAGCGGCCTCCGATCACGCCGGCAGCACAGACGGATCCGGGCCGTCGTGGGTGGCCTCCATCGTCAACACGATTGGGAAGAGCCAGTATTGGAACAACACCGCGATCTTCGTCACGTGGGACGATTGGGGCGGATGGTTCGATCCGGTCCCGCCGCCACAGTACAATTCCTATGAGCTCGGCTTCCGCGTGCCTCTGCTCGTCATCTCGGCGTATGCGAAGCAGAACTACATATCGAACGTGCAGCACGAGTTCGGCAGCATCCTGAAGTTCACCGAGAAGACGTTCGCACTCGGTTCGCTCGGCACGACCGACGCCCGCGCCGACGACCTGTCCGACTGCTTCAACTTCTCCAAGGGACCGCGAAAATTCAAGCCGATCCCAGCCCCGCACGATGCGCAATATTTCTTGCGCCAACCGGTCGGCGGCACGCCGGACGACGACTTCTAAAGGGGGCTAACGCCTTAGTGTAGCCAAGAGGACGTGCGGATGAACCGCACGCGCCTCTTGGCTCTTGTCGTCGTTGCTGCGCTCGCAAACTGCTCGTCGGCTTCTACGCCGTCGTCCTCTCTGCCGTCCGCTCGCTCAGCCGGAAAAATTCGAACGCTTTCGGGCGGCACGTCGCCCATCCAGCACGTCGTCATCATCGTTCAGGAAAACCGGACGACGAACAACCTCTTCAACGGCCTTCCCGGCGCCGGGACCGTACGCGAGGGGAAAAACTCGCTCGGCCTGACGGTGCAACTCCAGCCTCGGCGTCTGACGGCGCCCTACTACATTGGGCACTCGCACAGCAATTTTGTGACCGAATATGCCAACGGCCGGCTCGACGGGTTCGATCTCGTGGCATCGCGATGCGAGACGGGCCGGAAATGTCCCCCTCCCGGAATCCGCGCGTACGGCTACGTCCCCCAACGGGAGGTCGAGCCGTATTTCAAGATGGCACAGCGCTACACGTTCGGGGCCAACATGTTTCAGACGAGTCAGGGCCCGAGCTTTCCTGCGCATCAATATCTCTTGAGCGGAACTTCGACGATCTTCGACGGATCGTCGCTGCGCGCCGCGGAGAGTCCGAAGACAGCCCGGCTCAAAAACACTGGCGGTTGCGATTCACCGCGCGACTCGACGGTGATGCTCATCGATCCGTACGGTAACGAGAATCAGAAGACGTATCCGTGCTTCGATCGCAATTCGCTCATCGCCCTCATCGACGCCAAGTCGCTGACGTGGCACTACTATCAGGCCGGCAAGGGGCCGGGACTCTGGCACGCGCCGGACGCGATCTTGCCGATCTTCAACCGGGCGGATTTCGCGGCGAACGTCGTCGGGCCGCCGGCTCGAGTGCTATGGGACATCAAGAAGGGCCGGTTGGCGAACGTCGTTTGGGTCACGCCGACCGCCGCGGACTCCGATCACGCCGGCAGCACCGACGGTACAGGACCATCTTGGGTCGCTTCGATCGTGAATACGATCGGAAAGAGCCAGTATTGGACCAGCACCGCGATCTTCGTCGTCTGGGACGACTGGGGCGGCTGGTACGATCCCGCGCCGCCCCCGCAGTACAACTCTTACGAGCTTGGCTTCCGCGTGCCGCTGCTGGTGATCTCCCCGTACGCGAAGCAGAACTACGTCTCGACCGTCCAGCACGAGTTCGGCAGCATCTTGAAGTTCACCGAAGAGACGTTCAACCTCGGATCGCTCGGCACGACCGACGTACGCGCCGACGACCTCTCGGACTGCTTCAACTTCTCGAAGGGACCCAGCAAGTTCGTTCCGATTCCCGCCCTGCACGATGCGCAATACTTCTTGAGCCGGCCCAGCTCCGACGAACCGCCGGACGACGACTAGGCTAGTACTTCGGGAGCGGTGTCCAGCCTTTGGCGGTCTCGATCTCCCACCCTCGGGCGTCGCCGGTGCGGCTGCGGTACGTACCGTCGCCACCGGCACAGCCGCCGCCCGCGCCGAGCGCCTGAGCGCAGAACGACGCGACGACGTACTTTCCGTCATATCGTACGTGCTGGTCCAGGCACCCGGTCATCCACTTCGGATAACTCGACATGCCCCAGTCCGACGCGAGGACGACGTCCCACCCGACGATGTCTTCGTGCGCGGTCTTCGCTTTATACAGGATGCAATCGTTCAGGCCGAAGATCATCGGATCGTGATTCGGAACGGTGACTCGGAGCACGTGGCCGAATCGCGCCGCGTCTTGCTGCGAAAGCGCGTAGGGCACGTGCGGCGCACACGCCGGTGCGCCCAGCAGAAACGCGAAGGCTAGCGCAGCACTACGAAGCGGCCGCCGTCGGTAAAGAGGATCACGAGCAGCATCGAGATCAGCGTCGATTCGTAGTACCATCCGGGCCCATCCTTTCCCCAGAAGCCGGTTTTCCAGGCGAAGACCTTCTTTTGGATCGCGCCCACCATGATCAGCATCAACCCGATAGCGGCGAGCTGCTGCAGCACGCCGAGAATGATCGCCAGCCCACCGGCGAGCTCAGCCACCGCGAGGAACATCGTAAAATTTTTCGGCAGCCCGATGCTCTGGCTGCGCGCGTCCGGATCCTTGAGATCGTCGTAACCGCTGTCGGCGAAGATCGCGCCGACCATCAACCGCATCAGCAGCAGCCCGTAATCCGTGAGGTGGCTCAGGTCAAACACGCGTGTCGAACTCTGACTGAGCGCGCTTGACCTCCTCCATGTGATCGTGCGCCCACTGCGTCAGCGAACCGAGCGGGCCGCAGAGCGTGCGCCCGAGCGGCGTGAGCTCGTACTCCACGCGCGGGGGAATCTCGGCATAGATCGTGCGCTTCACCAGTCCGTCGCGTTCCAGGTCGCGCAGCGTTTGCGTGAGCATCTTCTGCGAGATGCCGCCGATCATGCGCCGCAACTCGTTGAAGCGGCGATGCTCGGCTTGGGCTAGGATGCCGATGACCAGCGTCGTCCACTTGTCGGCGATCCGGTCGAGGATCAGCCGCGACGGGCACTGCGCCTGGTTGTAGACGTCGGCGGCCGTGGGCAGGGGCGGAAGTTTGATGGTTTCCATTGGGTTCCTAGGCTACTTTAGAGTGCGTACTTGATTCCAGCTGGCTAGTATGCAAAAGTTACTAGCATAACGATAGCACACTTTGAAGCTATCGGCAACCATAAGGAGCTAGAGACCCAACTATGACCACCACCCAGCTGCAAGAGAAGGCCGTTTACGCCCTAGACCCGGCGCACACGACCATCGAATTCGTCGTCCGCCACCTGATGATCACCAAGGTGCGCGGCCGCTTCACCGCCTTCGACGGGTCGGTCGAGCTGCAGCCCGACAGCGACGTGCCCGCCACGGTGGGCGCGACCATCCAGGCCGGCTCGGTAGACACCCGCGAAGATCAGCGCGACGCTCACCTGCGCTCGCCCGACTTCTTCGACGCCGAGAAGTTCCCGACGCTCGCGTTCGAGAGCACCCGTATCTACGGCACGCCAGACGAGTTGACGATCGACGGCAAACTGACGATCCGCGGTATCACGCGCGACGTGACGCTTCGCGGCAGTTTCGAGGGCCGGGCGAACGATCCGTGGGGCGGCGTGCGCGTCGGTTACAGCGCCCACACGACGATCAACCGCAAGGACTTCGGCCTCGCCTGGAACGCCGCGCTCGAGACGGGCGGCGTCGTCGTCGGCGACGAGGTGCGCATCGAACTCAACGTCGAGGCGATTCGCAAGCAATAATCGCCTCGATCACGTGCTTCGTCTCCTCGGGATCGCGCACTTGGATCGTGTCGGTACCGGCCTCCTTCGCCGGATAGTCGTTCCCGCCCGGAAAGATCGCGTCGCCGATGAACAGCATCTCGGCGATCGGGATGCCCAACTCGTCGCGCAGCTTGCGGATGCCGTAGGCCTTGTCGACGCCCGGGCGGGTAACGTCGATCGACGTCGTGCCGCCGAGCCGAACCGAAAACTCTGGCAGCGTCTTGGCGAGGATCGCCTGAATCTGCTTGCGTTTCGAAAAATCGGGATCCCACTTTTCCTTCGCCTCGAGCGGCGCTTGCTGGCCAAGCGCGGAGTACGTGATCTGCGTTCCGCGATCCTCGATGCGTTCGCCCCACGTCTCCGTAGGCTGAAAGCCCGTCGCGGCGACCGCGCTCTCGAGCGCGTCTTCGATCTCCTTCTTTTGTTCGTTGGTGAGATCTTCGGAGTAGAGCTTGCGCCACTGGCCGTCGTACACAAAGAACTTCGTCCCCGAGGTGGGTAGGATCGAGAGGTTGGCAAAGTCGCTGCCGTCCGGGAGCCGCTCGAGCACCTGCTTTTGGAACTGCGGATAGTCGCCGCCCGAAATGATCGCGACCTTGATCTCATCGATGAGGCGGCCGAGGAGGGCCGCCATCTCATCGTCCAGCGCTGCCTTGCTCAACGCGAGCGTGCCGTCCAGGTCGAAGACGATGAGGCGCTTCAAGGCAGCTCTTTGAAGGATTGTTTCACGCGGTACTCGCTGAGCGGATAGCGCGAGCGAAGGTTGTCCCACTGCTTCAAGAGCTCGTCGCTATCGGGGTCGCGGCGGTAGCGCGTCACGCCCAGATAGTAGAGTGCTTCGGGCGCAGCATAGGTCGTGGAGAAGCGCGTCAGCACGTCGGCGTAGCACGCCTCGGCCTGGTCGAAGCGCTTTAATCGCAGGTACGCCATGCCGAATCCGCACAGCGTCTTCGCGAGGAACTCGTCCGGCGGCAGAAAGCCGTCCCAGCGGTACAACTCGGCGCCGTCGTGGTACAGGATGCGAATGTCCGGCGTCCAGATGTGATGTATGGCGTGCAGGAATTTGTTGTTCTCGGACTTGGAGTTGTCGAACTGAACCGGCACGCTATGGGCGACGATCGCGTCGACGACCGGAGGTTGAGGATACGTCACGGTATCCAGCGCTTGGCATCCCCCTCAACCAGGGTTGAACACATCGAGAAAGACGAACTTGCGCTCCGACGTCGCGCGCTCGAGCGCCGCCTCGTAGTCGGACATCCAGGGAATGTGTGCCACGGTCATGCCTCCGTTCGAGCGAGCCCCGTAGGTTCGCCGAGCCCGATGACAAACTCCCGCCAGCATGAAGCGGGATGACTTTTTGCGCCAGGCGGCTGCCGTTTCGATCTTAGCCGGAACCCCGCGGCTCGCCCTCGCGAAATTCGAGGACGATTCGTTCGCGCCGGCCGTGCGCGCGTGGCGCACGTTTCGGCTCACGACCCTGGTGACGCTGCCCGGCTCTCCGCAACCGGTTCGGGCGTGGATCCCGGTTCCGGGGTTCGCCGAATCCGACTGGATGCGGCCCGGCGCGACGACCTGGGAGACGAATGCGAGCTCCGCGAGCATCGTGAGCCAGGGCAAGTGGGGCGTCAAAATGCTCGTGGTGGATTGGTTGAAATCCGAACCTTCCGCGACGATCAAGGTGACGAGCGTCGTCTCGACGCGCGATCGCGTGGTCGACTTCGCGAAGCCCGGGCGGCCGCAGGCGCTGAGCCGGGATGAGTACGCGCTGTACACGTCTGCGACGAAGCTGCAGCCGACCGACGGCATCGTGGCGGACACCGCCAAGAAGATCGTGGGCTCCGCTACGGGCGGCGCCGCCCGGGCGAAGCTCATCTACGAGTGGGTCGTCGAGAGCGCGTCGCGCAATCCGAAGACGCGTGGATGCGGCCTCGGCGACGTCAGCTTCATGCTGGAGACGGGCGATCTGAGCGGAAAGTGCGCGGACATCAACGGCCTGTACGTCGCGCTCGCGCGCGCCGCCGGCATCCCGGCGCGCGACCTCTACGGAATCCGCGTCGCGCCGTCACGCTTCGGCTATCACAGCCTGGGCACGAGCTCGAGCACGATCAGCAAGGCGCAGCACTGCCGCGCCGAGGTGTATCTGGACGAGTACGGCTGGGTGCCGGCCGATCCGGCCGACGTGCGCAAGGTCATGCTCGAGGAGCCGCCCGGGCATCTCGCACTGAGCGATCCGAAGGTGAAGGCCGCGCGTGACACGCTCTTCGGCGCGTGGGAGGGCAACTACGTGGCGTACAACGACGGGCACGACGTGACGCTGCCCGGGTCGAGCGGCGACGACCTCGGCTTCCTGATGTATCCGCAGGCCGAGATCCGCGCGGAGCGCCGCGACAGCCTCGACCCCGTGACGTTCGTCTACACGATCGAGTCCGAGGAGATAACGCGTGGCTAGACACCGCGTCGCGAAAGTATCGGAGATCGCGCCGGGCACGACGCGGCGCGTCGTCGTCGATTCCGTCGAGATTCTGCTGTGCAACCCCGACGGGAAGATCTACGCGATCGAAGACGTCTGCACGCACGATGGCGGCCCGCTGGATCAGGGAACGCTCGAGGGCGAGCATGTGGTCTGCCCGCGACACGGCGCAACGTTCGACGTGCGCACGGGCGACGCGCTGACGCTCCCCGCCGTCGTTCCGCTGATGACGTTCGAGGTCAACGTGGAAGGCGACGACGTTTACGTCGACGCCTAGGGCTTTGAAGACGCTCGGCCGGCTCGCGATCGCGGCGCTCGTCGTGATCGCGGTACTGGCGCTCGGGTTCGCCCTCAATGTGGTTCTCGGCATGCGCTCGCACGCGCGCGACACCGGCACGATCTCCGGCCTGCGCCTGCGTGCGCAGGTGCAGATTCTGCGGGATGACCGCGGCGTGCCGCACGTGATCGCAAGCAACGAGCACGACCTGTTCTTCGCACAGGGATACGTCGAAGGGTCCGACCGGCTCTTCCAGATGGACACGCTCCGCCGCTACATCCTCGGCGAGCTCGCGGAAGTGTACGGATCGCGCGCGCTGCCTGCCGACCAGACGGAGCGCGCAATCCCCGTGCGCGCGATCGTGCAGACGCAGTGGCAGTGGCTTCCCGCGCGC
The sequence above is drawn from the Candidatus Binatia bacterium genome and encodes:
- a CDS encoding helix-turn-helix transcriptional regulator — protein: MISSLPRRSELSDFLRTRRAKIVPSDVGLVDGARRRTPGLRREEVALLANIGATWYTRLEQGQPINVSAEVLDGIARALRLTSEERRHLHLLAGMAPTVVVPDEERVSELVRRVLDGLDPLPAYVRGRRWDILAWNASADALADFSNAPGPARNIVWRLFRDPNSRCRYGDPECTMRRAVAQFRAVAAKYPNDPGFVELIDDLRTNSAEFRQLWAEHDVLGSTDGLKRFNHPELGEFILDHTTLELPGDGDIKMVVLTAAPGSETESKLRLLAPRAVTT
- a CDS encoding S-adenosylmethionine:tRNA ribosyltransferase-isomerase, with amino-acid sequence MTAAAAHSRGLVDATEPPEHRGVARDAVRMLVTDRRARSQTHAHFYDLPSLLRPGDLLVVNDSATLPAALLARRRSGSTLPLHVSTQIDERLWTVEPRGPVTSAETLMLPGGATTKLLAPADPRRPRLWYAAFELPVPMPAYLARFGAPIAYAYLSRSFPLADYQTLFARQAGSSEMPSAARPFTERVVARLQNRGIKIATVTLHCGVASFESPERPGTERFFVPPAAAEKVNTARREGRRVIAIGTTVVRALESAVTEGAVIASQGWTDLFIDQAYRLRTVDALLSGFHDATGTHVSMLRAFIDEDLLQDAYAEAANRGYFCHEFGDVHLIQ
- a CDS encoding SDR family oxidoreductase; this encodes MDWFQPEHVAIVTGGSRGLGKAVARELLRKGLVVIIDGRDAAELERTRAELAGTGDVVAIAGDVADPRHAHALIAAAQHMGRLDLLVNNASTLGKTPLPAVAELDRSTFDALFEVNVFAPIHLIQHALKLMARSDLATIVNVTSDAGVEGYPTWGGYGATKAALEHVSRVLAAELEGSATRVLVFDPGDMDTAMHRDAVPDADPAELRDPADSARALLRAIAEMKAGFERVRATDLIVA
- the soxR gene encoding redox-sensitive transcriptional activator SoxR produces the protein MEYLTVGEVAKRSGLPVSTIHFWEAKGLIRSARSEGNQRRFARAELRRIAVIKIGQRAGIPLTEIRAVLDTLPADRAINARNWAALSNRWKRSLDERIARLTALRDQLGQCIGCGCLSLDKCWLRNPDDKLAGEGPGPRLLGFDK
- a CDS encoding LuxR C-terminal-related transcriptional regulator, whose amino-acid sequence is MAKKQLIAPRWVDEMRGLFERCQYLAAGDVYDQAVESGASPSYEAQLLAARILLKRDENRAVAFLIRRPPKANASRERAEWALLLAIGYARMRDFERADHHFEMAQKLARLPADRAALAYQFARRYMLEGKLGEARRYAGDMACDKSLAARIKHELLESFILCQEERYRESAEGTIRAVKLIGERREDHLEQWFHAVQNLALLGRELALPEAADIAKTEVDADVEWPPDLAIQRFQALKGVGWSCALRGDVLGCFRYLRAAERTRPSPAFEAIVLLDRAYFARIVGETNWACNEVEKAEVLFDRIDWSEAPGDERVGLLLMAEAIVEHNPEKAHYFLARYKGLDKMRSPVSLFAFDQRCEALAAYAEGYVRLKTGESGAEEALRKAWVIFDRIGYDWRAGRTAIRLSEATGKERWHHLAEDKLDPYPRSWLAQEIAAQMAATVAPVKLPRMQRTVLEMLCRKMTTAEIAQQLGLSPHTVRNHLKAVFRAYGVNNRAALVAEVAGRGEMPTMA
- a CDS encoding alkaline phosphatase family protein; the protein is MNRTRFSALAVIVALVGCSQNTTSPTPPPVPLAARPGGLMHSLSGSGSTPITHVVIVFQENRTTNNLFNGLPGAGTVRTGSNTYGQTVKLQPRLLTAPYDISHAHSAFTTEWNNGQMNGWNLVKSSCKKGHTCPPPDVRAYGYVPEKEVEPYFVMARQYAFGANMFQTNQGPSFPAHQYILSGTSTISDGSNLRAAENPQTPQKKSTGGCDSPTGSLVKLIDQNGNENQTAYPCFDRNSLIQLVEAQNLTWHYYQAGPGPGLWHGPDAILPVFQSSQFAADVVSPPSQVLTDIKNGNLANVVWVTPTGAASDHAGSTDGSGPSWVASIVNTIGKSQYWNNTAIFVTWDDWGGWFDPVPPPQYNSYELGFRVPLLVISAYAKQNYISNVQHEFGSILKFTEKTFALGSLGTTDARADDLSDCFNFSKGPRKFKPIPAPHDAQYFLRQPVGGTPDDDF
- a CDS encoding alkaline phosphatase family protein — translated: MNRTRLLALVVVAALANCSSASTPSSSLPSARSAGKIRTLSGGTSPIQHVVIIVQENRTTNNLFNGLPGAGTVREGKNSLGLTVQLQPRRLTAPYYIGHSHSNFVTEYANGRLDGFDLVASRCETGRKCPPPGIRAYGYVPQREVEPYFKMAQRYTFGANMFQTSQGPSFPAHQYLLSGTSTIFDGSSLRAAESPKTARLKNTGGCDSPRDSTVMLIDPYGNENQKTYPCFDRNSLIALIDAKSLTWHYYQAGKGPGLWHAPDAILPIFNRADFAANVVGPPARVLWDIKKGRLANVVWVTPTAADSDHAGSTDGTGPSWVASIVNTIGKSQYWTSTAIFVVWDDWGGWYDPAPPPQYNSYELGFRVPLLVISPYAKQNYVSTVQHEFGSILKFTEETFNLGSLGTTDVRADDLSDCFNFSKGPSKFVPIPALHDAQYFLSRPSSDEPPDDD
- a CDS encoding DoxX family protein; this encodes MFDLSHLTDYGLLLMRLMVGAIFADSGYDDLKDPDARSQSIGLPKNFTMFLAVAELAGGLAIILGVLQQLAAIGLMLIMVGAIQKKVFAWKTGFWGKDGPGWYYESTLISMLLVILFTDGGRFVVLR